One Sphingomonas limnosediminicola DNA segment encodes these proteins:
- a CDS encoding lipopolysaccharide biosynthesis protein — MIESHNFEQTSAGFGWVINHLPHIMWERRYYAVGVFIAFFAVALIAAFMLPTQYRSTATLLIESQQLSTTVAQSPETGAIEQRISKIREKVLSRGDLIALIEQYDLYSSERRSQPLSKIIDKMRTATSVGALQQDIGTANPNQSNVIAINMSFDYPDPIKAQEVLQSYVASFLRMDSDVVEDQATLNVRFLEDQAGRLQGQIQQIEGQIRDLKARNGSVLAPGAAPSMLDTGSYSAQIVQLENENRQLIIQSKRPAARDQQLAQAEAALAAARATYSDSHPDVIAARQRLNAVRDAIQGPGDSGDQGALQAQIQANNQAIAQLRGERQVQIARATASAAGQARGPAILEQASQLEDRVSQLRTQYKQVSDDLLKAQTGARMTGEQRGEHLSLVEPASLPDRPYSPNRPLLIAAGAAAGAALGLLLALIVEMLRRPVRSPAQIEGLGFPILGIVPVVGRPDPKRRTWWLFKRRETGIA; from the coding sequence ATGATCGAATCACATAATTTCGAGCAGACCTCAGCAGGTTTCGGCTGGGTCATCAATCACTTGCCCCACATTATGTGGGAACGTCGTTATTATGCGGTCGGTGTCTTCATCGCTTTTTTCGCAGTTGCTCTCATCGCCGCGTTCATGCTCCCAACGCAATATCGCTCAACCGCGACGTTGCTTATCGAGTCTCAACAACTTTCGACCACCGTGGCACAATCTCCGGAAACCGGCGCGATCGAACAGCGCATATCAAAAATACGCGAAAAAGTGCTCAGCCGAGGCGACCTAATTGCCTTAATCGAGCAATACGATCTGTATTCGTCAGAGCGCCGTTCGCAGCCGCTGTCGAAGATCATCGATAAGATGCGCACTGCAACGAGCGTCGGCGCTCTCCAACAGGACATCGGCACGGCAAATCCGAATCAAAGCAACGTCATCGCCATCAATATGAGCTTCGATTATCCAGACCCCATCAAGGCGCAGGAAGTTCTCCAGAGCTACGTCGCTAGTTTCCTGCGCATGGATAGTGATGTGGTGGAGGACCAGGCGACATTAAATGTGCGTTTTCTTGAAGATCAGGCGGGAAGATTGCAGGGCCAGATCCAGCAAATTGAGGGGCAGATCAGAGATCTTAAAGCGCGCAACGGAAGCGTCCTCGCACCCGGCGCGGCACCGTCGATGCTCGATACAGGCAGCTACAGTGCGCAAATCGTGCAATTGGAAAACGAGAACCGCCAGTTGATCATTCAAAGCAAGCGCCCCGCGGCGCGGGATCAGCAACTTGCGCAAGCCGAGGCGGCCCTCGCGGCGGCCCGCGCGACTTACTCGGACTCTCATCCGGACGTCATCGCAGCGCGCCAGCGGCTTAACGCAGTGAGGGACGCAATACAGGGCCCGGGCGATTCCGGTGATCAAGGGGCGCTTCAGGCCCAAATCCAGGCAAACAATCAGGCGATTGCACAGCTCCGAGGCGAGCGGCAGGTTCAAATTGCTCGCGCTACTGCTAGCGCGGCAGGCCAAGCGCGGGGGCCGGCTATTTTAGAGCAGGCATCTCAGCTCGAAGATCGGGTTTCCCAACTTCGAACGCAGTACAAGCAGGTGTCGGATGATCTCCTAAAGGCGCAGACCGGGGCTCGTATGACTGGCGAGCAGCGCGGCGAACACCTCTCTCTTGTTGAACCGGCGAGCCTTCCTGACCGCCCCTATTCACCGAACCGGCCGCTTCTGATTGCAGCTGGGGCAGCCGCGGGCGCGGCGCTGGGTTTGCTTCTTGCATTGATCGTCGAAATGCTGCGGCGACCCGTCCGCAGTCCGGCTCAGATCGAGGGGCTGGGCTTCCCGATACTGGGTATTGTTCCGGTCGTTGGGCGTCCTGACCCCAAGCGTCGCACCTGGTGGCTCTTCAAACGTCGGGAGACAGGGATTGCGTAA